The sequence CACCGGCACGGCAGCCGTGAGCTGCTTGTCCGGTATGGTGGTGGTTGCGGCCACCTGCAGACGGTACACGTGCCCGTTGAGAGATGGGCTCTCCACCACCGTTCCGGCGGGGATAACCAGCGCCCCGGCGCTGTTGGTGCGCGTGAAGGTTATATGCCCCTGCGCAGCCACAGCGCTTTTGCGCGCCAGATCCACGCCCCATGCGTAAATATCCAGCCATGCACCCGATGCCGTTTTGAGGAACGTCTGCGGCAGAATGGTGGTCACCAGTGCAGACACCAGCGCCTTCATAGGCTCGGTAACAATGGCAGATACGAGACGCCAGAACGGGCTCCACTTGCTGCTGTTGGTAATCTGCGTGCCCTGAGCGGTGTTTATCCCATCCCAACGCGCCTGCATGGCGCTTGCCGTTGTGGGCATACCCGCTTCGGTCAACATACGGGTAAACAGCTTTTCGGTTTCGCTACTCATCACTGCCCTCCCTGTTGACGGCGTTACATTTTGTAGTTACATTTCCCCCATGAGATTCGACTGGGACGATACCAAACGCCGCGCCAATGTCGCCAAGCACGACATAGACTTCACACTGGCTGCCGAAATGCTGCAATGCGCTCCGCACCTCGTGCGGGACAGCCGCAAGGAATATGGCGAAGATCGTTGCCAAGCCGTGGGGGAACAGGATGGAATGGTGCTCGTTGTTGTCTTCACCATGCGCGACGATAATGTGTTCCGCATCATCTCCGCCCGCAGAGCCAATGCCAGAGAGAGGAGGAAGTATGGCTACGAAGAAAAATAAGCCCGGTTTTACCATTGAAGAAATCCGCGCCATGCGGCCCCTGACCGACAGCAAACGGGCCAAGGCTTTTACCGATGCCGAATTGACCGCCAACGCGGAGAGCGACCCGGACAACCCCGTTTTGGATGATGCCTTCTGGGAAGAGGCCAGACGTATGGAGCCGCAATGCAAAAAGCAGGTGACGCTGCGCATTGATGGGGACGTGCTGGACTGGTTTAAAAGACAGGGCAAAGGGTACCAGACTGCCATCAACGCCGTACTCAAGGCGTACAAGGAATCGCGCCCTTCGCGGTAGTCATTCGTTTTACACACTATCCGCCTCCAGTGACAGCGCAATGCTGCCGAATTCGCGCGTCTGCGCCGTCAGGTTGAACTGCCCCAGCCCCACCTCTTCAATCTCCGTGGTGCCGGGGATAATGCGTTCGTCCCTGTCCACTTCCAGCGTAAGCAGCATCAGGTTGCGGGCCTTGGTGCGCGCATCGCGGTTGCCCACCAGTTGCACCAGCAAGCCGGTTTCGCGAATCATGTGAACAATGTCCTGCGCAATGGAATCACGGTCTGCCACGGCAACGGGCATTCCGCCCGCATCCAGTGCAATGTCGTCGCCGGATATGCGTATGTCGATGTACTTGCCGTTGCTCATGCGTTACCCCGCTGCCATCCACGCCATCTCGTTGATGGACTGGGCATCCAGTTCCTTGCTGGTGGTAATGTTCACCTGCTGAATAGTACGGCTGTTGCTGCTGTTCCTGGTCATGGCGTTGGATATGGACTGCGTTACGCCGCCTGAAGGCACAGACGCGCTGCGCGGCGCATCCAGCATGGCCGGAGTATCCACAACACCCTGACCGCCGCTTGCAGAAACTCCCTGAACAGCAGAGGAAAGCGCACCGGAGAACTCCGGCAGCAGACCAAGCTTGTCGAGCACCCAGCTCACCGCGCCGCCGATCTGCCGCAGCACCATCACCACAGGGTTCAGCACCGCCATGACAACCTTGCCCCAAAGGGTGTCACCAAAGGCCTGCTTAAAGGAATCCCACAGGCCGAGTAGTGTTGGCAGTGCGGCGATCAACAAACCTATGCCGCCGATAATCATTCCTAGGGGGTTAGCCTTCCACGCCAAATTTACAAGGGTTATGGCGGTACGCATGCCGTTCAACCCCCACGTCAACGCGGTGATAGCAGGCTGCAGCCCAATCATAGCGACACGGGACATGCCCGTAATGATGGATAGTGTTCCGAGTGCCGCCGCAAGCCCCAGAATGACAACCAGGCCGGTCCCCACCCATTTGGTGATGTTGGGGAACATCTGCGTCCACTTGGACAACACGCCGAGGGTATCCGCGAGCTTGTTGGCAAAGGGCGCAACTCCTTTCAAAATCGACTGACCAAGGGCTATGCGAACCGCATTGGCTCCCTGCGCCACCCTGTCGAGAGGGTCAACCATTTTGCCCGCCATCTGCGACGCCTTGTCCATGCCGTTGATGTTGCCAATCTGATCAATGGCAGCACCAAGCCCCTTGGTATCCGCCATAAGCATATTGATAAGCGACACAGCCTCTTCTGACC is a genomic window of Desulfovibrio psychrotolerans containing:
- a CDS encoding BrnT family toxin; this translates as MRFDWDDTKRRANVAKHDIDFTLAAEMLQCAPHLVRDSRKEYGEDRCQAVGEQDGMVLVVVFTMRDDNVFRIISARRANARERRKYGYEEK
- a CDS encoding BrnA antitoxin family protein produces the protein MATKKNKPGFTIEEIRAMRPLTDSKRAKAFTDAELTANAESDPDNPVLDDAFWEEARRMEPQCKKQVTLRIDGDVLDWFKRQGKGYQTAINAVLKAYKESRPSR
- a CDS encoding DUF2590 family protein produces the protein MSNGKYIDIRISGDDIALDAGGMPVAVADRDSIAQDIVHMIRETGLLVQLVGNRDARTKARNLMLLTLEVDRDERIIPGTTEIEEVGLGQFNLTAQTREFGSIALSLEADSV
- a CDS encoding phage tail tape measure protein, translating into MSTKLEKLTFSIDLLTKGVTGKVGEVQRSLDSLASKSSAAFMQIGMGAAGVAGAGMSLLNIVQPAREMNKALAEVSTLDVSDQALKLLSNEALKYSIQFGESATAFVSSAYDIQSSIAGLDGSELAKFTRASNVLAKATKADAATMTGYMGTMYGIFKQQADVMGKAEWVEQLTGQTATAVKMFSTNGREMSSAFTSLGANATAAGIQAAEQMAILGTLQASMSGSEAGTKYKAFLAGVGNAQKTLGLSFTDSQGRMLGMMDILGKLKGKFGDTLSLADAGELKKAFGSEEAVSLINMLMADTKGLGAAIDQIGNINGMDKASQMAGKMVDPLDRVAQGANAVRIALGQSILKGVAPFANKLADTLGVLSKWTQMFPNITKWVGTGLVVILGLAAALGTLSIITGMSRVAMIGLQPAITALTWGLNGMRTAITLVNLAWKANPLGMIIGGIGLLIAALPTLLGLWDSFKQAFGDTLWGKVVMAVLNPVVMVLRQIGGAVSWVLDKLGLLPEFSGALSSAVQGVSASGGQGVVDTPAMLDAPRSASVPSGGVTQSISNAMTRNSSNSRTIQQVNITTSKELDAQSINEMAWMAAG